One segment of Stegostoma tigrinum isolate sSteTig4 chromosome 26, sSteTig4.hap1, whole genome shotgun sequence DNA contains the following:
- the ogfod2 gene encoding 2-oxoglutarate and iron-dependent oxygenase domain-containing protein 2 has translation MEGAGGSPGPRPRPPPRGPFFACRCFHTDNIFLEDFRLHVRSTDPQLESVLRSKGCKTEEQFRKVQAKIDEEVQRRKLLHQKSLERRNIISACYKPLNPDVYVLQESFLAPEFREVVAYCRSEDADFEGLLDHIHSLPAERVYSIPVFTEEFCGLLIGELENFEQSEMPKGRPNTMNNYGVLLNELGFDETFITPLREDYLQPITSLLYPDYGGCCLDSHKVFVVKYAVNQDRDLSFHYDNAEVTLNVSLGKDFSEGNLYFGDMRQVPMNERECVEIEHRVSYGLLHRGQHCHGALPISSGERWNLIVWMRSSPVRNELCPMCNRKPELVEASGFGDGFTSELPDVWQEHQETVSVCTLC, from the exons AtggagggagcgggagggagcCCCGGCCCCAGGCCCAGGCCTCCCCCCCGGGGCCCGTTCTTTGCCTGCCGCTGCTTTCACACCGACAACATCTTCCTGGAAGATTTCAGGCTCCATGTCCGCTCGACGGACCCGCAGCTCGAATCT GTTTTAAGAAGCAAGGGATGCAAGACTGAAGAGCAATTCAGAAAAGTTCAAGCTAAG ATCGATGAAGAAGTTCAGAGAAGAAAGTTGCTCCATCAGAAAAGTTTGGAGAGAAGAAACATTATTTCAGCGTGTTACAAACCACTGAACCCTGACGTCTATGTTTTACAG GAATCATTCCTTGCTCCGGAATTCCGTGAAGTAGTTGCCTATTGCAGAAGTGAGGATGCTGACTTTGAAGGATTGCTGGACCACATTCACTCACTGCCAG CTGAGAGAGTCTATTCAATCCCAGTGTTCACTGAGGAATTCTGTGGCCTGTTGATTGGAGAGCTGGAAAATTTTGAACAGTCTGAAATGCCAAAAGGCAGACCCAACACCATGAACAACTATGGG GTGCTTCTAAATGAACTTGGATTTGATGAAACTTTTATTACTCCACTTCGTGAGGATTATCTTCAGCCAATCACATCACTTCTCTACCCAGACTATGGAGGTTGCTGTTTGGACAGTCACAAAGTGTTTGTTGTGaaatatgctgtaaatcaggaccggGATTTAAGTTTCCATTACGACAACGCTGAAGTTACTCTCAATGTGTCACTTGGGAAAGATTTTAGTGAAGGAAACCTCTACTTTGGAGACATGAGACAG GTTCcaatgaatgagagagagtgtgttgagaTTGAGCACAGAGTGAGTTACGGATTGCTCCATCGAGGCCAACACTGTCATGGAGCTTTACCCATCTCTTCAGGCGAGCGCTGGAATCTCATCGTATGGATGCGGTCGTCTCCAGTTCGTAATGAACTCTGCCCAATGTGTAACAGGAAGCCAGAGTTAGTGGAGGCATCTGGATTTGGGGATGGTTTCACTTCTGAGCTACCAGACGTCTGGCAGGAGCATCAAGAGACAGTCAGTGTCTGTACCTTGTGTTAA